The following are encoded in a window of Candidatus Microthrix parvicella Bio17-1 genomic DNA:
- a CDS encoding glycosyltransferase, which yields MGTIWPDAPIVAVNPRGPNGAEDDVAMRRAGSHPALVVVTVGTDSHRFGRLVTWAGRWADDHADDAQVVIQRGTAPHPGGVAYCPEALDFDELLDLMSRADAVVCAAGPGTVMDALRAGVKPLVVPRNDEMGEHVDGHQVAFAKVLVERGVTLGANTESELRAQLDRVMVQPGWCSVTPLSSAPTPGGIRISAALEALVSPVPHDTVAHRG from the coding sequence ATGGGCACGATCTGGCCCGATGCGCCGATCGTCGCCGTCAACCCACGCGGTCCAAACGGGGCTGAGGACGACGTCGCAATGCGCCGCGCCGGTTCACACCCGGCATTGGTTGTGGTCACGGTGGGCACCGACAGCCACCGGTTCGGTCGGCTGGTGACATGGGCCGGCCGCTGGGCCGACGATCATGCCGACGATGCCCAGGTGGTGATTCAGCGAGGCACCGCCCCGCATCCAGGTGGGGTCGCGTACTGCCCGGAGGCCTTGGACTTTGACGAACTGTTGGATCTGATGTCCCGTGCGGATGCGGTGGTGTGTGCTGCGGGGCCGGGCACCGTGATGGATGCGTTGCGTGCCGGGGTGAAGCCGCTGGTCGTGCCGCGCAACGACGAGATGGGTGAGCACGTCGATGGGCACCAGGTGGCGTTTGCCAAGGTTCTCGTAGAGCGGGGCGTGACGCTTGGTGCCAATACCGAATCCGAACTGCGAGCCCAACTTGACCGTGTGATGGTCCAACCTGGTTGGTGTTCGGTGACACCCCTGAGCTCGGCCCCAACGCCAGGGGGGATTCGCATCTCTGCCGCCTTGGAGGCGCTGGTGTCGCCGGTGCCGCATGACACGGTCGCCCATCGTGGCTGA
- a CDS encoding isochorismatase family protein, protein MGQIFNMTNPDDDLGGLFADQGAPPLEPEPEDDLRPRYDEHTALVIVDVQNDFADPGGSLFVSGGPEVVKATNVEIAEATAAGAFVVYSQDWHPPATPHFVTGGGQWPVHCVRDTWGAEYHADLVVDGPTVRKGTGGEDGYSAFTMADPESGETSSTGLADLLEERHIERVVVVGLALDVCVKATALDAHSLGFTTTLVRAASAPVVESDGERTVATLARIGVAIA, encoded by the coding sequence ATGGGCCAAATCTTCAACATGACCAACCCGGATGACGACCTCGGTGGCCTGTTCGCCGATCAGGGCGCACCGCCGCTGGAGCCCGAGCCCGAGGATGATCTACGGCCCCGCTACGACGAGCACACCGCATTGGTAATCGTCGACGTGCAGAATGATTTCGCAGACCCGGGTGGCTCGCTGTTCGTTTCGGGTGGGCCCGAGGTGGTGAAGGCGACCAACGTCGAAATCGCCGAGGCGACTGCAGCCGGTGCGTTCGTCGTGTACTCCCAGGATTGGCACCCGCCGGCCACCCCACACTTCGTGACCGGCGGTGGGCAATGGCCGGTGCACTGTGTTCGCGACACCTGGGGGGCGGAGTACCACGCCGACCTGGTGGTTGACGGTCCGACGGTTCGCAAGGGCACCGGCGGCGAGGACGGTTACTCGGCGTTTACGATGGCCGACCCCGAGTCGGGCGAGACCTCATCGACCGGTCTGGCCGATCTGCTGGAGGAGCGACACATCGAGCGGGTGGTCGTCGTTGGACTGGCGCTGGACGTGTGCGTGAAAGCCACCGCGCTCGATGCCCACTCGCTGGGCTTCACCACCACCCTGGTGCGCGCCGCCAGCGCCCCTGTCGTGGAGTCCGACGGCGAGCGGACCGTGGCGACGCTGGCCAGGATCGGCGTCGCGATCGCGTAA
- a CDS encoding O-antigen ligase family protein — protein sequence MALWSLGMPVLWLLGLYPFVWVLPAVAFGPVILARPSRFRVPTGAVALSGFLVIVGLSGVHIEEAQGLMLFGYRWVIMASLWACLVWFANVPRQRLPTQVVQYWLGLIFVGCVGFGYLALVAGTFTAPSGLQLILPEGVATSGFIDSVSSLRLAEVTNYLGYTLARPSAPMAFANGWGSTMGLTLPFFFGAFVRSPLARRRRFGQVMLALSTVPTAFSFNRGLWMSIAVLFVYWAARRAMSGDWTGAKVAVGLAVVVALLLAFSPLGDLVFTKIETATDSNESRATLYVDAWGGALESPLIGWGAPTPQEGTPPIGTHGLVWWIMYNHGFVALALFVYWMVRTTWAALRTRRDVEVWSAVVLVIFLLQFGFYGLLPQLPIVGVAAGLVQRDRWERAAGRRRAKEAPAAEPAPILARHPQSILAGAD from the coding sequence GTGGCCTTATGGTCGCTCGGCATGCCGGTGTTGTGGCTGCTTGGCCTGTACCCGTTCGTGTGGGTGCTGCCGGCAGTTGCGTTCGGGCCGGTGATCCTGGCTCGACCGTCCCGCTTCCGAGTGCCCACCGGCGCTGTCGCTCTGAGCGGGTTCCTCGTCATCGTGGGGCTCTCGGGAGTCCATATCGAAGAGGCCCAGGGGCTGATGCTGTTCGGTTACCGCTGGGTGATCATGGCCTCGCTCTGGGCCTGCCTCGTGTGGTTCGCAAACGTTCCCCGCCAACGCCTGCCGACCCAGGTGGTGCAGTACTGGCTGGGGTTGATCTTCGTCGGCTGTGTCGGGTTCGGTTATCTGGCGTTGGTTGCGGGCACGTTCACCGCACCGAGTGGCCTGCAGCTGATCCTGCCCGAGGGTGTCGCCACCAGCGGGTTCATCGATTCCGTCAGCAGCCTGCGCTTGGCGGAGGTCACCAACTATTTGGGTTACACCCTGGCCCGCCCCTCGGCGCCGATGGCCTTCGCCAACGGCTGGGGTTCCACCATGGGCCTGACCCTCCCGTTCTTTTTCGGGGCATTCGTGCGTTCACCACTGGCACGGCGGCGTCGCTTCGGCCAGGTGATGCTGGCGCTGTCGACCGTGCCGACGGCGTTCTCGTTCAATCGTGGTCTGTGGATGTCCATCGCAGTGCTGTTCGTCTACTGGGCGGCCCGCCGGGCGATGAGCGGCGATTGGACCGGTGCGAAGGTGGCGGTTGGCCTGGCGGTGGTGGTGGCGCTGCTGTTGGCCTTTTCGCCATTGGGTGACCTCGTGTTCACCAAAATTGAGACTGCGACGGATTCAAACGAGTCGCGGGCCACGCTGTACGTGGATGCCTGGGGTGGTGCCCTGGAGTCTCCGCTGATTGGGTGGGGTGCCCCGACCCCACAGGAGGGCACCCCGCCGATCGGCACCCACGGCCTGGTGTGGTGGATCATGTACAACCACGGTTTTGTTGCGCTTGCGCTGTTCGTCTACTGGATGGTGCGCACCACCTGGGCGGCGCTGCGCACCCGCCGCGACGTGGAGGTTTGGTCAGCGGTCGTGTTGGTGATCTTCCTGCTGCAGTTCGGGTTCTACGGGCTGCTGCCGCAGCTCCCAATCGTGGGCGTGGCGGCCGGGCTGGTGCAACGCGATCGCTGGGAGCGGGCCGCCGGCCGCCGTCGTGCCAAGGAGGCACCGGCGGCGGAACCGGCTCCGATCCTTGCCCGTCACCCTCAATCCATCCTGGCGGGAGCCGACTGA
- a CDS encoding ABC transporter ATP-binding protein translates to MSEFPVPPTGSTPYSSSVPGGSGVATDAPAAHSVGATKAYGAGDTQVLALNDVTVAFPSARFTAIMGPSGSGKSTLMHCMAGLDTLTAGQVFIGDTDLSTLSDKERTLLRREQVGFVFQAFNLIPTLTASENITLPLDLGGTKPDQGWLDTVIGTVGLTDRLSHRPSELSGGQQQRVAVARAMATRPQIIFADEPTGNLDSTSGAEVLSFMRSAVDDYGQTVVMVTHDPVAASYAHQVIFLVDGRVVGDLQQPTAESVLDRMKGLGN, encoded by the coding sequence ATGAGTGAATTTCCTGTACCTCCGACCGGATCAACCCCCTATTCGTCCTCGGTGCCCGGTGGTTCAGGCGTGGCGACTGATGCACCGGCGGCCCACTCGGTCGGCGCCACGAAGGCCTACGGAGCGGGCGACACCCAGGTGCTGGCACTCAACGACGTGACCGTCGCATTTCCGTCGGCCCGCTTCACCGCCATCATGGGGCCCTCCGGTTCGGGCAAATCCACCCTGATGCACTGCATGGCCGGGCTCGACACCCTGACGGCCGGCCAGGTGTTCATCGGCGACACCGATCTGTCGACACTGTCCGACAAGGAACGCACCCTGCTGCGGCGCGAGCAGGTGGGGTTCGTGTTTCAGGCATTCAACCTGATCCCCACGTTGACCGCGTCGGAGAACATCACCCTGCCACTCGACCTGGGCGGCACCAAGCCGGATCAGGGCTGGCTGGACACCGTCATCGGCACCGTTGGATTGACCGACCGGCTGTCGCACCGTCCCAGCGAACTGTCAGGCGGCCAGCAACAGCGGGTGGCGGTGGCCCGGGCGATGGCCACCCGTCCCCAGATCATCTTTGCCGACGAGCCCACCGGCAACCTCGACTCCACCTCTGGTGCCGAGGTACTCAGCTTCATGCGTTCGGCCGTCGACGACTACGGCCAGACGGTTGTGATGGTCACCCATGACCCGGTGGCGGCCAGCTATGCCCACCAGGTGATCTTCCTGGTCGACGGCCGCGTGGTCGGTGACCTGCAACAGCCCACCGCCGAATCGGTACTCGACCGTATGAAGGGCTTGGGCAACTGA
- a CDS encoding pyridoxamine 5'-phosphate oxidase family protein, with amino-acid sequence MIDPKNVPAEVLGFLVERHLATLTTLLPDGSLHSVAVGFTWDDAAGLARVITFAPSRKARNLVDGGRASVCQVDGGRFLSLEGPAVVTSEPDRVAEGVNRYAERYRQPKERDDRVVIEIAVENIRGRA; translated from the coding sequence ATGATCGACCCCAAGAACGTTCCAGCCGAGGTACTCGGGTTTCTCGTTGAGCGTCACCTGGCCACGCTCACCACGCTGCTTCCCGACGGATCGCTCCATTCGGTTGCGGTCGGCTTCACCTGGGACGACGCTGCGGGACTGGCTCGCGTCATCACGTTCGCCCCCTCACGCAAGGCCCGCAACCTGGTCGACGGCGGCCGAGCGTCGGTGTGTCAGGTGGACGGCGGTCGGTTCCTGTCGCTGGAGGGCCCCGCTGTGGTGACCTCGGAGCCCGACCGGGTGGCCGAAGGGGTCAATCGCTACGCAGAGCGTTATCGCCAACCCAAGGAACGGGACGACCGGGTGGTCATCGAGATCGCGGTCGAGAACATCAGGGGCCGGGCCTGA
- a CDS encoding sulfotransferase domain-containing protein, translated as MGPHLASAAKAVLSRYGRATAARRPPPELLIVGSKRGGTTSLWQYLAEHPGMLTQFPTPNSKGTYFFSEEWHRGERWWLSHFASTRTRRRAEGRLGYAPATGESSPYDLYHPLAPVRAAQVAPDALVVAVLRNPIDRAYSHWKERRRHSEALGFPAAIEAEADRTKGEAARILADPTVTSFAHRHQSYVDQGRYAPMLQRWFDAYGREQVMVVTAEVFYDDPQAFIDRVTDRLGLPRHRVLDTSPRNDAPSDPMDDDLRSRLRVDLAGDIAAVEDLLGISTGWS; from the coding sequence ATGGGTCCGCACCTGGCCTCAGCGGCCAAGGCCGTTCTCAGTCGATACGGAAGGGCCACCGCCGCTCGGCGCCCCCCGCCCGAATTGTTGATCGTGGGTTCCAAGCGGGGTGGCACCACCTCGCTCTGGCAGTACTTGGCCGAGCATCCGGGCATGCTGACCCAGTTCCCCACCCCCAACTCCAAGGGCACCTACTTTTTTTCCGAGGAGTGGCACCGGGGCGAGCGCTGGTGGTTGTCGCACTTTGCATCTACTCGAACGCGTCGCCGGGCCGAGGGTCGGCTTGGGTACGCGCCGGCGACCGGTGAGTCGTCACCGTATGACCTGTATCACCCGCTCGCCCCCGTCCGAGCTGCGCAGGTGGCGCCCGACGCGCTCGTGGTGGCTGTGCTCCGCAACCCGATCGATCGGGCCTACTCACACTGGAAGGAGCGCAGGCGCCATAGCGAGGCGCTCGGCTTTCCCGCCGCCATCGAGGCGGAGGCCGACCGAACAAAGGGGGAGGCGGCCCGCATCCTGGCCGACCCGACGGTCACCTCGTTTGCACATCGTCACCAGAGCTACGTCGATCAGGGTCGCTATGCGCCGATGCTCCAGCGTTGGTTTGACGCGTATGGCCGCGAGCAGGTGATGGTGGTGACCGCCGAGGTGTTCTACGACGACCCGCAGGCCTTCATCGACCGGGTCACCGATCGACTGGGCCTGCCCCGCCATCGGGTGTTGGACACCTCGCCCCGCAACGATGCTCCGTCCGACCCGATGGATGACGACCTGCGTTCGAGGCTGCGAGTGGACCTCGCCGGTGACATCGCCGCGGTCGAGGACCTGCTGGGCATCAGCACCGGCTGGAGCTGA
- a CDS encoding FtsX-like permease family protein, which yields MIRIALTGLRGHRTRLALSALAVVLGVAFLSGIQLLGNTLTETATGLISSTLEGTDAVVRSTSVQTSAFAEVRQTVPADLVDDVDDVDGVAGVAGVVQGFGRVIGPGGEPIDSGLVPTLVTNWIADPQLAQGALVVGRPPKKPTEIVLDPRTAADEHIRVGDTMSLQGAVGLRSYQVVGIGGLGPTGEDNIGARVVFLSSEQAMEFTGADGQFAFVTLRAAPGVGQQGLADRVNDSLPPGYEAVTGERYVADTQKQAGGALGLLTQLVSVFGYVGLFVGGIIIANTFSILITQRTRELALMRACGASRAQVLGSIMIEATLVGVLGSIVGLGIGVVGVIGLLQLVGNLITLPTTVPTLTPLVVFGSLIVGVATTVAASMVPGWRATRISPVAALGEVAEDRGRGSVTRRLLGMVMALGGLAAGSLALFAIDANARLTLVAGDPAAGTAATAVNLRTVVFSVSAAITLLSFLVVGPVVVGPVGRIIGWPLRLGGGPVGHIAGENARRNPSRTTATAAALTIGVAIATTLAVFVASLVGSVKAGFSDQLRGQIVVSSGLGGATSGGLPEGVMGDVAATSGVDTLARVRFIPATVTGVDGNPTGGGSVSGVDPKPFFSLVKVPLIGGTAASLTPGTVAVDADTARANAWAVGDSISVFYPQVGAVEYPISLLFEGPIGTASFLMPMENLDDVTAVAFRQDALYYISVTPGSDPTVVADRIDGELRRVAPAAKAQLVPQWLDDTVATFNLALNLVYVMLGFTVLLSLFGIVNTLYLSIYERTRELGLLRSVGATRVQVRRLVLAESVIMASIGTSVGITLGVWFGAGLFTVLSGNIAAATIHVPWVQLVVLGLGGAIAGMAAGWWPAGRAARRPILSAIGYE from the coding sequence ATGATCCGCATTGCGCTGACCGGGCTGCGGGGCCACCGAACCAGGCTGGCGCTGTCCGCGCTGGCAGTCGTGCTCGGTGTCGCCTTTCTGTCCGGCATCCAACTGCTGGGCAACACCCTGACCGAGACGGCGACCGGCCTGATCTCCTCGACCCTCGAGGGCACCGATGCAGTGGTGCGCTCCACGTCGGTGCAGACCTCCGCTTTTGCCGAGGTGCGCCAAACGGTGCCCGCCGACCTGGTCGATGACGTTGACGACGTCGACGGGGTGGCCGGGGTCGCAGGGGTGGTGCAGGGGTTCGGTCGGGTGATCGGCCCCGGCGGCGAACCAATCGACTCGGGATTGGTCCCCACGCTCGTCACCAACTGGATTGCCGACCCCCAACTGGCCCAGGGCGCGTTGGTGGTGGGTCGCCCCCCCAAGAAGCCCACCGAGATCGTGTTGGACCCGCGGACCGCCGCCGACGAACACATTCGGGTTGGGGACACCATGTCGCTCCAGGGTGCCGTCGGCCTGCGCAGCTACCAGGTGGTGGGCATCGGCGGGCTGGGCCCGACCGGCGAGGACAACATCGGCGCCCGGGTGGTGTTTCTCTCCTCCGAGCAGGCAATGGAGTTCACCGGTGCCGACGGCCAGTTCGCGTTCGTGACCCTGCGGGCCGCCCCCGGCGTCGGCCAGCAGGGGTTGGCCGACCGCGTGAACGATTCACTGCCACCCGGATACGAGGCGGTCACCGGCGAGCGTTACGTGGCCGATACCCAAAAACAGGCCGGCGGCGCGTTGGGACTGCTGACCCAATTGGTGTCGGTTTTTGGCTACGTGGGGCTGTTCGTCGGGGGCATCATCATCGCGAACACCTTCTCGATCCTGATCACCCAGCGCACGAGGGAGTTGGCGTTGATGCGTGCCTGCGGTGCGAGCCGCGCCCAGGTGCTCGGCTCGATCATGATCGAGGCGACGCTCGTGGGTGTGCTCGGATCGATCGTCGGACTGGGCATTGGCGTGGTGGGGGTCATCGGCCTGTTACAACTGGTGGGGAACCTGATCACGTTGCCCACCACGGTGCCAACGCTGACGCCCTTGGTGGTATTCGGCAGCCTGATCGTGGGCGTGGCGACCACAGTGGCGGCTTCGATGGTGCCGGGCTGGCGGGCCACCCGCATCTCCCCGGTGGCTGCACTCGGCGAGGTGGCGGAGGACCGGGGACGCGGTTCTGTTACCCGTCGGTTGCTGGGCATGGTGATGGCGCTGGGGGGCCTGGCCGCCGGGTCGCTGGCGCTGTTCGCCATCGACGCCAACGCCAGGCTGACCCTCGTTGCGGGCGATCCAGCGGCGGGCACCGCTGCCACAGCGGTCAACCTGCGCACCGTGGTGTTCTCAGTCAGCGCTGCGATCACCCTGCTGTCGTTCCTCGTAGTGGGGCCGGTGGTGGTCGGGCCGGTCGGTCGGATCATCGGCTGGCCCCTTCGGTTGGGCGGGGGTCCGGTGGGACACATCGCCGGCGAAAACGCACGCCGCAATCCCAGCCGTACCACCGCCACGGCGGCGGCGCTGACCATCGGCGTGGCCATCGCCACCACACTGGCGGTGTTCGTCGCCTCGCTGGTCGGCAGCGTCAAGGCCGGCTTCTCAGATCAGTTGCGCGGCCAGATCGTGGTGTCATCCGGCCTGGGCGGCGCCACCTCCGGCGGGCTCCCCGAGGGCGTGATGGGTGACGTGGCCGCCACCAGCGGCGTGGACACCCTGGCCCGAGTGCGATTCATTCCTGCCACGGTCACCGGAGTCGACGGCAACCCCACCGGGGGCGGATCGGTCTCGGGCGTCGACCCCAAGCCGTTCTTCTCGCTGGTCAAGGTGCCGCTCATCGGCGGGACCGCGGCTTCGCTGACGCCGGGCACGGTCGCCGTTGACGCGGACACCGCTCGTGCCAACGCATGGGCGGTCGGCGACAGCATCAGCGTGTTCTACCCCCAGGTTGGGGCGGTTGAGTACCCCATCTCCCTGTTGTTCGAGGGCCCCATCGGCACAGCGAGCTTCCTGATGCCCATGGAGAACCTCGATGACGTGACCGCCGTGGCCTTCCGCCAGGACGCGCTCTACTACATCTCGGTCACGCCGGGCTCCGACCCGACCGTGGTCGCCGACCGGATCGACGGCGAGCTGAGACGGGTTGCACCCGCCGCCAAGGCGCAACTGGTCCCGCAGTGGCTCGACGACACGGTGGCCACGTTCAACCTGGCTCTCAACCTGGTGTACGTGATGCTGGGGTTCACCGTGCTGCTGTCGTTGTTCGGCATCGTCAACACGCTGTACCTCTCGATTTACGAGCGCACCCGCGAGCTGGGACTGCTGCGATCTGTGGGGGCCACGCGCGTCCAGGTCCGTCGCCTGGTGTTGGCCGAGTCGGTGATCATGGCCTCCATCGGCACGTCGGTGGGTATCACCCTGGGCGTGTGGTTTGGTGCGGGTCTGTTCACCGTGCTGTCGGGCAACATCGCGGCAGCCACCATCCACGTGCCGTGGGTGCAGTTGGTGGTGCTGGGTCTGGGTGGGGCCATCGCCGGCATGGCGGCCGGCTGGTGGCCAGCCGGGCGGGCCGCCCGTCGGCCCATCCTCTCGGCAATCGGATACGAGTAG